Proteins from a genomic interval of Lysobacter arenosi:
- the tmk gene encoding dTMP kinase, translating to MTTSSMKDAGTPLQRQSRFITLEGGEGAGKSTVLAALREVLAATGEEVVSTREPGGTPLAEQIRGLLLDTHHEPPTTDTELLLVFAARAQHVRETIVPALQRGAWVISDRFTDASYAYQGSARGGDVQFIAELERRVVGIAPALTLLLDVPVSIGLQRARGRGASDRIEGEHDDFFERVRSGYLARASAQPERFRVIDATQPADVVAAEAVAHLRAFIEASA from the coding sequence ATGACGACATCGTCCATGAAGGACGCAGGCACACCGCTGCAGCGCCAGTCCCGTTTCATCACGCTCGAAGGCGGCGAAGGCGCCGGCAAGTCGACCGTGCTGGCGGCGCTGCGCGAAGTGCTGGCCGCCACCGGCGAGGAAGTCGTCAGCACGCGCGAGCCCGGTGGTACGCCACTGGCCGAGCAGATCCGCGGCCTGCTGCTGGACACGCATCACGAACCTCCGACCACCGACACCGAGTTGTTGCTGGTGTTCGCCGCGCGTGCGCAGCACGTGCGCGAGACCATCGTCCCGGCGCTTCAGCGTGGCGCCTGGGTCATCAGCGATCGCTTCACCGACGCCAGTTACGCCTACCAGGGTTCGGCGCGCGGCGGCGACGTGCAGTTCATCGCCGAACTGGAGCGGCGCGTAGTAGGCATCGCACCGGCGCTGACACTGCTGCTGGACGTGCCGGTGTCGATCGGTCTGCAACGTGCACGCGGGCGCGGTGCCAGCGATCGCATCGAGGGTGAGCACGATGATTTCTTCGAGCGCGTGCGCAGTGGCTATCTCGCCCGCGCGTCGGCGCAGCCGGAGCGTTTCCGCGTGATCGACGCCACCCAACCGGCGGACGTGGTCGCGGCCGAGGCGGTTGCGCACCTGCGTGCTTTCATCGAGGCCTCGGCATGA
- the mltG gene encoding endolytic transglycosylase MltG, whose amino-acid sequence MLLLLLIAAGAGFWAWQRYTGFADAPMSGLEPGETVMVERGDSLPTVVRKLREAGVREGDLLEWRALAKQLGAAGKLQVGEYAIEPGTSPRALLVAMREGRVIRHRFTIVEGWNIRELRAALAKAKPLKLETGKLDNAALMKAVGAPGQHPEGRFLPETYLYTRGDSDLDVLKRAHAAMDKALDAAWQQRSADNVLKTPDEMLVLASIVEKETGIASERPQIAGLFARRLKLGMRLETDPTVIYGIGSTYDGNIRKSDLRADNPYNTYLIAGLPPTPIAMPGIGALEAVAKPADGDALFFVAVGDGSGRHLFARTYAEHQANVRAYLKKYRAAQSGNGP is encoded by the coding sequence CTGCTGTTGTTGCTGCTTATCGCCGCCGGCGCCGGTTTCTGGGCGTGGCAGCGCTATACCGGTTTCGCCGACGCGCCGATGTCGGGCCTGGAGCCGGGCGAGACGGTAATGGTCGAGCGCGGCGATTCGCTGCCCACGGTGGTGCGCAAGCTGCGCGAGGCCGGTGTGCGCGAAGGTGACCTGCTGGAGTGGCGGGCGCTGGCCAAGCAGCTCGGCGCCGCCGGCAAGCTGCAGGTGGGCGAGTACGCGATCGAACCGGGCACGTCTCCACGCGCATTGCTGGTGGCGATGCGCGAGGGCCGGGTGATCCGTCACCGTTTCACGATCGTCGAAGGCTGGAACATCCGCGAACTGCGCGCGGCGCTGGCCAAGGCCAAGCCGCTCAAGCTGGAAACCGGCAAGCTCGACAATGCCGCGCTGATGAAGGCCGTGGGCGCGCCGGGCCAGCACCCCGAGGGGCGCTTCCTGCCCGAGACTTACCTGTACACGCGCGGCGACAGCGACCTGGACGTGCTCAAGCGTGCGCATGCGGCGATGGACAAGGCGCTCGATGCCGCCTGGCAGCAGCGCAGTGCCGACAACGTGCTCAAGACGCCCGACGAAATGCTGGTGCTGGCCTCGATCGTCGAGAAGGAAACCGGCATTGCCTCGGAGCGGCCGCAGATAGCCGGGCTGTTCGCGCGCCGGCTCAAGCTCGGCATGCGCCTGGAAACCGACCCGACGGTGATCTACGGCATCGGCAGCACCTATGACGGCAATATCCGCAAGAGCGACCTGCGCGCGGACAATCCGTACAACACCTACCTGATCGCGGGCCTGCCGCCGACGCCGATCGCGATGCCTGGCATCGGCGCACTCGAGGCGGTCGCCAAACCCGCCGATGGCGATGCGCTGTTCTTCGTTGCCGTCGGTGACGGCAGCGGGCGTCACCTGTTTGCACGCACCTACGCCGAGCACCAGGCCAACGTCCGCGCTTACCTGAAGAAGTACCGTGCCGCGCAATCCGGGAATGGCCCATGA
- a CDS encoding DNA polymerase III subunit delta': MSTFAPWQQRVYDQAVAAQASGRLAHGLLFCGPAQLGKRAVAERLAQRLLCQQPAAAGEPCGNCRSCHLLAAGTHPDYQFVSFVPNKEGTRLRTEIVIEQIRQVSEKLSLTPQYGGAQVVIIDPAEAVNHAACNALLKTLEEPVPGRYLWLLSAHPARLPATIRSRCQRYEFRLPQAAESLAWLKQLGHSDASAREALEAARGHPGLANEWLGNDGLKLRREVGSDLAKLARGDVGAVETAQRWVGDDNAAVRLRHAADLALADAAGLTDPGRTRSLAAWFDQANRTRDLLRTTVRADLAVTELLLAWHALHGRRAEGGSR; the protein is encoded by the coding sequence ATGAGTACGTTCGCCCCGTGGCAGCAGCGCGTGTACGACCAGGCCGTGGCGGCGCAGGCAAGTGGTCGACTGGCGCATGGCCTGCTGTTCTGCGGGCCGGCGCAGCTGGGCAAGCGCGCCGTGGCAGAGCGCCTGGCCCAGCGCCTGCTGTGCCAGCAGCCGGCCGCAGCCGGCGAGCCGTGCGGCAACTGTCGCAGCTGCCACCTGCTCGCGGCGGGCACGCACCCCGACTACCAGTTCGTTTCGTTCGTTCCGAACAAGGAAGGCACGCGACTGCGCACCGAGATCGTCATCGAGCAGATCCGCCAGGTGTCGGAGAAGCTTTCGCTGACGCCGCAGTACGGCGGCGCGCAGGTGGTGATCATCGACCCGGCCGAGGCGGTCAACCATGCCGCCTGCAATGCGCTGCTCAAGACCCTGGAGGAGCCGGTACCCGGGCGCTACCTGTGGTTGCTGAGTGCGCATCCGGCCCGCCTGCCGGCGACGATCCGCAGCCGCTGCCAACGCTACGAGTTCCGCCTGCCGCAGGCCGCCGAATCGCTGGCATGGCTGAAGCAGCTGGGGCACTCGGACGCCAGCGCGCGCGAAGCGCTGGAGGCCGCCCGCGGCCATCCCGGCCTGGCCAACGAATGGCTGGGCAATGACGGACTGAAGTTGCGCAGGGAGGTCGGCAGCGACCTGGCCAAGCTGGCCCGCGGCGACGTGGGCGCGGTCGAGACCGCGCAGCGGTGGGTCGGAGACGACAACGCGGCGGTGCGGCTGCGCCACGCCGCAGACCTGGCCCTTGCCGATGCCGCCGGCTTGACCGACCCGGGTCGAACGCGCAGTCTGGCTGCGTGGTTCGATCAGGCGAACCGGACCCGCGATCTGCTGCGCACGACGGTGCGGGCGGACCTGGCGGTCACCGAATTGTTGTTGGCCTGGCACGCCCTGCATGGGCGGCGGGCAGAAGGGGGGAGCAGGTAA
- the pabC gene encoding aminodeoxychorismate lyase yields MSVTAVRYFVGDQTVPALPDLDRGLAYGDGLFETVRAHQGRMHWWPAHWQRLQRGAAMLRITLPDERIVLAEATRLLDGGNVVLKLVVTRGSGGRGYSPVQACVPNWTLSTHPLPPSPAAGLSLRWCDTRLALQPALAGIKHCNRLEQVLARGEWDDPAIDEGLVCSSEGDVVSATAANVFILRQGAWSTPQVDRCGVAGVCRAWALKALPAREARLAVTDVEAADAVFLCNGVRGILPVARLGARTWQPHLQVVALQHRLAAEHPAFATEVS; encoded by the coding sequence ATGAGCGTGACGGCGGTGCGCTACTTTGTCGGCGATCAAACCGTGCCGGCGCTGCCGGATCTCGACCGTGGCCTGGCCTATGGCGATGGCCTGTTCGAGACGGTGCGCGCGCACCAAGGCCGGATGCACTGGTGGCCGGCGCACTGGCAGCGCCTGCAGCGCGGCGCGGCGATGTTGCGCATCACCCTTCCCGACGAGCGCATCGTGCTGGCCGAGGCAACGCGACTGCTCGACGGCGGCAATGTGGTGCTGAAGCTCGTGGTCACGCGGGGCAGCGGCGGACGTGGTTATTCGCCAGTCCAGGCCTGCGTCCCCAACTGGACGCTCTCGACCCATCCGTTGCCGCCTTCGCCCGCTGCCGGCCTGAGCCTGCGCTGGTGCGATACGCGCCTTGCGCTGCAGCCGGCGCTGGCGGGGATCAAGCACTGCAACCGCCTCGAGCAGGTGCTCGCGCGCGGCGAGTGGGACGATCCGGCCATCGACGAAGGCCTGGTATGCAGCAGCGAAGGCGACGTGGTGAGCGCCACGGCCGCCAATGTCTTCATCCTCCGCCAAGGCGCCTGGTCGACCCCGCAGGTCGATCGCTGCGGCGTCGCCGGGGTGTGCCGGGCCTGGGCGCTCAAGGCGCTGCCGGCGCGCGAGGCGCGCCTGGCTGTGACCGATGTCGAAGCCGCCGACGCGGTTTTCCTGTGCAATGGCGTGCGCGGTATCCTGCCGGTGGCGCGGCTCGGCGCCCGCACTTGGCAACCGCATCTGCAGGTGGTCGCGCTGCAGCACCGCCTGGCCGCCGAGCATCCCGCTTTCGCCACGGAGGTTTCGTGA
- a CDS encoding PilZ domain-containing protein: MNSAGGARQGILSCAIKDKAQLYSAYMPFLKGGGVFVATPKRYFLGDEVFLLLTLPESNERLPVAGKVVWVTPVGAQGNRPAGIGVQFAETAEGETVRGKIEALLAGSLNAERATHTM; encoded by the coding sequence ATGAATTCAGCAGGTGGCGCGCGCCAGGGCATCCTGTCCTGCGCGATCAAGGACAAGGCGCAGCTGTACAGCGCGTACATGCCGTTCCTCAAGGGCGGTGGTGTGTTCGTGGCCACGCCCAAGCGTTACTTCCTCGGCGACGAGGTGTTCCTGTTGCTGACGCTGCCGGAGTCGAACGAGCGCCTGCCGGTCGCCGGCAAGGTGGTCTGGGTGACGCCGGTCGGTGCGCAGGGCAATCGTCCGGCCGGCATCGGCGTGCAGTTCGCCGAGACGGCCGAGGGTGAGACGGTCAGGGGCAAGATCGAGGCGCTGCTGGCCGGCTCGCTCAACGCGGAGCGGGCGACGCACACGATGTGA
- a CDS encoding aminodeoxychorismate synthase component I — MLLTRSLPASFDLLSLQRLAPDRYPLLLESSAHGTAQGRWDLLLVASGDSLRLEPDGATRDAAGAVVEGDFFAALDAQWQSLRVARDEPRWPFRGGWALFFGYEAAAQVEPVLKLPRAEGRLPVALALRCPAAVLRDHTSGECVLVTEMGHDGLVAAVLSDIDAAAKLPDIAPWQTPGALEEDEPERFTDGVRRVLDYLAAGDVFQANLSRGWVARFDQPLQPAALFERLRQNNPAPFAGVFAGADWAVVSASPERLVSVRGDVVETRPIAGTRPRFAGDDDAARIQELVGHPKERAEHVMLIDLERNDLGRVCAPGSVEVDELMTVESYAHVHHIVSNVRGRLRQDATPGQVIRAVFPGGTITGCPKVRCMQIIAELEGVGRGAYTGAMGWLNRDGDLDLNILIRSAELEPDAAGGATLRFRTGAGIVADSDPQRELDETRAKARGMLRALGVAG; from the coding sequence ATGCTGCTGACCCGCTCCCTGCCTGCCTCCTTCGACCTGCTTTCGCTGCAGCGTCTGGCACCCGACCGTTACCCCCTGCTGCTGGAATCCAGCGCCCACGGCACCGCCCAGGGGCGCTGGGACCTGCTGCTGGTGGCCAGCGGCGACTCACTGCGACTGGAACCCGATGGCGCCACGCGTGATGCCGCGGGCGCCGTGGTCGAAGGCGACTTCTTCGCCGCACTCGACGCGCAATGGCAGTCGCTGCGCGTTGCCCGCGACGAGCCTCGCTGGCCGTTCCGCGGCGGCTGGGCGCTGTTCTTCGGTTACGAGGCCGCTGCCCAGGTCGAACCGGTGCTCAAGCTGCCGCGCGCCGAAGGTCGGTTGCCAGTGGCACTGGCACTGCGTTGCCCGGCCGCGGTGCTGCGCGACCACACCAGCGGTGAATGCGTTCTGGTCACTGAGATGGGACACGACGGGCTGGTCGCAGCGGTGCTGTCCGACATCGACGCCGCCGCGAAGCTTCCGGACATTGCGCCCTGGCAGACGCCTGGCGCGCTCGAGGAAGACGAGCCCGAGCGTTTCACCGACGGCGTGCGTCGCGTGCTCGACTACCTCGCCGCGGGCGACGTGTTCCAGGCCAACCTCTCTCGCGGCTGGGTGGCGCGATTCGATCAGCCGCTGCAACCTGCGGCGCTGTTCGAACGGCTGCGACAGAACAACCCGGCGCCTTTCGCCGGCGTTTTCGCAGGTGCCGACTGGGCCGTTGTCAGCGCCTCGCCGGAGCGGCTGGTATCGGTGCGCGGCGACGTCGTCGAAACGCGGCCGATCGCCGGCACGCGTCCGCGCTTCGCCGGCGATGACGATGCAGCGCGCATCCAGGAACTCGTCGGCCATCCCAAGGAACGCGCCGAGCACGTGATGCTGATCGACCTGGAACGCAACGACCTCGGCCGCGTCTGCGCGCCAGGCAGCGTCGAAGTCGACGAGCTGATGACGGTGGAGAGCTATGCCCACGTCCATCACATCGTCAGCAACGTGCGCGGACGACTGCGCCAGGATGCGACCCCGGGGCAGGTGATCCGCGCTGTGTTTCCGGGCGGCACGATCACGGGCTGTCCGAAAGTGCGCTGCATGCAGATCATCGCCGAGCTCGAAGGCGTCGGCCGTGGTGCCTACACCGGCGCCATGGGTTGGCTCAATCGCGATGGCGACCTCGACCTCAACATCCTGATCCGCAGCGCCGAGCTGGAACCTGACGCTGCGGGCGGGGCGACGCTGCGCTTCCGCACCGGCGCCGGCATCGTGGCCGACTCCGATCCGCAGCGCGAACTCGACGAGACCCGGGCCAAGGCGCGCGGCATGCTTCGCGCGCTGGGAGTGGCTGGATGA